The stretch of DNA GAGGCATTGCTCGAGGAGGTGGATGTGGTGCTGGAGTTTGTTGAGGAGGTCGTTGCGAGCCTGGGTgggccagtgctggctgctgctgcttctgctgaggGTGTGGAAGAGGTGCTGGAGGATGCGGAGGGCGGTGATGGCGGCTTGGTGCGGGTGGAGGTTGTCGCGGAGGAGGGTGTCGGGGAAGAAGGGCGGctcctggaggtggcagggctgtgtgtggctgGGAGCCAtgtcctggagaagctggagtgCATCCCCAGGATCATGAGTCCGCAGGTGGTGGCACGGGAGGCTGGCAGCGAGAGCAgtgatgaggagcagcagtgccagggtgcTGTGCCACCGGCAGGGCTGTGCACATCCAAGTACAGCCatggcagagctctgggtgCTGTGAAGGAGCCTGGTCTGGCTCGGTCGTGGTCGTTGCTTTGCTCGGGGTGCTGCCAAATGTGCCGTTTTATATGCCCAGGCTTTCCTTTCATCACCATCTTTTAGAGgatttcccttttctgttttcacttttgttttttcGTTTGCTTTCTTCTGAGGGCTTTGGTGCTTGTCACTGACTAGGGAGGGCGCTGCTATGAGAATGGGAGCTGACACCTTCTCAGGGCTGCTGCTAGGGGGAAGCCTGGCTACCCTGCTATTGCAGGAGGTGAAAGTGTGGCAGAAGTTTTCCggatggctgtgctgggggtgtGTTTCAGGATTGTCTTTTCATCTGTTTTGCGTGtttccttttttggtttttattttaaaatttctctaCCTACTGgcatctgtttttttcttatttcatgcTCTAATATTATTTGTATATAACGTTTAATTTGCATGTTCTTATATTTCTAATTGACAAATATTGTTAGTCTATCAgtcttttaaaattctatttatatgtgtgtatatatgttaat from Poecile atricapillus isolate bPoeAtr1 chromosome Z, bPoeAtr1.hap1, whole genome shotgun sequence encodes:
- the LOC131593081 gene encoding interferon-like, with protein sequence MAVLGCAQPCRWHSTLALLLLITALAASLPCHHLRTHDPGDALQLLQDMAPSHTQPCHLQEPPFFPDTLLRDNLHPHQAAITALRILQHLFHTLSRSSSSQHWPTQARNDLLNKLQHHIHLLEQCLPDNAALFKGPRNLLLTVNKYFRDIHLFLRAHNHSACAWDHVRLEAIDCFKYMDRLIRQMKHHAALDPTKTTDSKHPSPASGSGHRLSGDSSSLGWDHSVPVSPPSSRMMS